A section of the Phacochoerus africanus isolate WHEZ1 chromosome 4, ROS_Pafr_v1, whole genome shotgun sequence genome encodes:
- the MS4A1 gene encoding B-lymphocyte antigen CD20: protein MTTPRNSMIGAFPADPVKGPIAMQPVPKLIPRRVPSMVGPTQSFFMRESKALGAVQIMNGLFHMTLGSLLLFHMEVYAPICVTLWYPLWGGLLYIISGSFLAAAEKSPRKSLVKARMVMNSLSLFAAISGIIFLIMDIFNITISHFFKMENLNLIKTPTPYINIYDCEPANIAEKNSLSMRYCESMRAVFLSTFAVMLIFAFLQKFVTAGTVENEWKKMCSRPKANVVLLSAEEKKEQAIEIKEEVVEQTEIPSQPKNEEEIEIIPVQEEEEEEEEEEETEINFPEPPQDEESSPIENDSAP from the exons ATGACGACGCCCAGAAACTCAATGATTGGAGCTTTCCCAGCAGATCCTGTGAAAGGTCCCATTGCCATGCAACCTGTCCCCAAACTAATTCCCAGGAGGGTGCCTTCGATGGTGGGCCCTACACAAAGCTTCTTCATGAGGGAATCTAAGGCTTTGGGG GCTGTCCAGATCATGAACGGGCTCTTCCACATGACCCTGGGCAGCCTCCTGTTGTTCCACATGGAGGTCTATGCACCCATCTGTGTAACTTTGTGGTACCCTCTCTGGGGAGGCCTTCTG TATATCATTTCTGGATCATTCCTGGCAGCAGCGGAGAAAAGCCCCAGGAAGAGTTTG GTCAAAGCAAGGATGGTAATGAACTCATTGAGCCTCTTTGCTGCTAtttctggaataatttttttgatCATGGACATATTTAATATTactatttcccatttttttaaaatggagaatcTGAACCTTATTAAAACTCCCACGCCTTATATTAACATATACGACTGTGAACCAGCTAACATCGCTGAGAAAAACTCTCTATCTATGCGATACTGTGAAAGCATGCGAGCTGTGTTCTTG AGCACTTTTGCAGTGATGCTGATCTTTGCCTTCCTCCAGAAATTTGTGACAGCTGGCACGGttgaaaatgaatggaaaaaaatgtgctCCAGACCCAAAGCT AATGTGGTTCTCCTGTcggctgaagaaaaaaaagaacaggccattgaaataaaagaagaagtaGTCGAGCAGACTGAAATACCTTCCCAACCAAAGAATGAAGAAGAGATTGAAATTATTCcagtccaagaagaagaagaagaagaagaagaagaagaagaaacagaaataaactttcCAGAGCCTCCCCAAGATGAGGAATCTTCACCAATAGAAAACGACAGTGCcccttaa